The Montipora foliosa isolate CH-2021 chromosome 10, ASM3666993v2, whole genome shotgun sequence genomic sequence GTGTTTTATTGGCCCTAAAAAAAGCTCCTATGGAGAGCggccaattaagtatgtattgtattgtattttatgaaCACAGATGGATTAACGAGACAGTTGTTCAAATAGTCCTGGCCAGGTAGTTTTTCAAGACTTTTCAAGAACACTACTAGGTGATTGACTGAACTGATGCTTCTGTTTAGTGTAATTAACTTCCTTGAAGGAACAAATAGTGTAACGACAATCTGTTCGCTCCAATCGCACAAATAAGTTCGATCTTTTGAGAGCCAGAGCCGCAAACGAGAGGGAAGAAATAACGGGGAAGTAATTATTTTTAGTTTGGTGAGATTAGGAAAGTAAAAGTGAAGAGGATACGTTTGGAAACGATTGCCAAACAAACTCGATTGTTTTTGCGAACCTTTGatttaaatattttacaaaacaCTCAACATGTgtgttcgtgtaaacgtttcttgtAACCTAGCAAAAACTAGGAATCCCAAAACATCAAACTGAAACACAAAGTGCTTCGTCCCAAAAGgactattagggagcttacgaaacgacgacgccgatggcaacgacgacgctacaaaacaataggttagTGAgtaaaaacaatggctctgcacgctctgcacgtgcgtttttcattttggtacatttctttgccgtcatctcctaaatgacgacgtgaaatgaccaaattcaaggttctgtggaggacgttagcacatgacgatgaattttcagttctctctctacgcttccaactcactcataccagtttaattcctcgacagttacaaCACATTTTAACgcaaaacgacatgaaatagtttcgtagtgatacgaataacgcgaacttgtattttaaaagaagtcctcgttgccgtcgccgtcctcgtttcgtaagctccctattgtcgtGAAATTACCTATATACTGTCCCGGACCAGCCCATTCAGAGAGTCTAGCCAAGCATATGCCACTATGCTGTCCTTCTCTTGGATTGTCGCGAGTGTAACGAGCAATGACACCTCCACGTGGATCATCAGTTTCTCCCTGGCAGCTCCACCCTTTGACTGGATCATTCACTAGGGGCTGTTCAAAGCTGGGGTTTGTTAAAATGTTTGTTCCACTCATTGGGGGGTTGTATGCTATAAATTAAACAAGAGGGTAACCTTTAATTAAGGAGTCGTCAAATAGTAATAATGTTTGCGTTTGCTGCCTTTTGTAAAAGGGTAAGTGGCGGCGCCACTTTGTCGACAAATAAGGTAGCAAAACGTTGAAATGCGCGACTTTAACTAGCGCATGCTTTTGCAGCTTCAGGAAGATGCATTAAAGTGCTTCAAATTGCCTGCTTACGCCTGTTGTATTTACCGGAGAAATACGATTATTGCTCCGCATTCTCAGTCAATAGACAGGTTAGGAAAATGTACGTTTGAAAAGAAACTGTGGACTTTCACTGGTACTTATAGGCGTCCACTTAAAATTGGAAGATTAATGAACGAAGGGAAAGTTTGACCTCTTCTCGAAGCAAAAAAGGATAAGTGTCAAACGCAATATTCTAGTTCCATAGAATTGAAATTTTTAGAGTTCTGTGCGTAGTTACCTGGCATTTAAATGAAATTGAGTCTGGAATGGACCTGGTTAcgatacagacctccctgcttttcttatgttgataattttgctttcatgctgattagttggaatttacacaagaaaagcagtgagttttttatcaaaacaaggtcaactctagccttactttcattcataggccaggtaactatgTACGGTGTATTGATACAGAAAAAGGCCTACCTCCAAACTCACGTTCATCGATCTCCTTGTAGAGTGGTTGCAGAAACATAGGCCTCACGTGACCATTTCTAACCAATGGATGTTTTGCAGCATTTGAAGGCATGTTTAAAGGAGGAAATTTCTCAACAGAATAGGATGAAGTATACAAGTCGTAGATAAAATTTCTTTTCTCTCCTTCTTCCCCCTCAGCTAAGTTGTGGCGAGGAGTGTTTCCTGTCAGGAAACGGAAAAAAGATTTAAGTCACACAGCCGTTAAAGTAGACAATTTCTTTCAGCTAGTTTCGAAATTGCTTCAAAGCAAACACAAGTGCTATTCTGATCTAGGAATATACGGAATATtcttaaaactgccattttttTAATCTATTCAGCGAGCTTTCAACATGAGTGACACCCTATTGATCACTAAGTATTACGCCACCTGTTGTAGTAAGGGAATTAAGAGAAAGTAAGACGACACGCGGCACTCTCTTTGGAAGCTCAATCCcatcatagttaatgcatgaagatggttatgaaactcgacaagtcgGAGgccttttgtttcatgtttttgtctgtatttttggccttgacggtgcacaaaacacatCTTTTTCCGAGTAGATAACCAATCAagtccttcgattaaattatacGCAACTAATTttcgaacccgtgcgaagcgaagacaaaagattgtgcagggtcacggtcaattcaacatcgattgtaacaacattgttctcgcttttgaaggttttaaggtttcttattatatggcttgtgtttgtagccgatataacacgcgctctgattggcttattgtgactgaattgtagggcattattctcccgtaatgcccacgggccgattacgggcttgcaaaaacaaagcaaaaggtaattaaaaagccatataagaaactacttactaaccaaGCTAGCTCgagccatactggggaatattggccctcggtcgtttttgtgcggaccgagcgcagcgaggtccctactgccacgacctcgggccaatattccccagtacggccctcgcgctaggttagtaagaagttaataaccagtccctcgattaactttGTTCCCATGGTCCTGGACCTTCCCAGCAAGGAGAGACAAGGTCggcattagattccatccaccaaaaccaccctggcagacagagagagagactgaggttgaattcaaacacacTTCGTGACGCCTTGTACATAGTACTTCGTGTCAAGCCATCTTCACATTAACATTTCGAAtatctatacagaaagtatcccaaacattcataaaagctaaccgtaggcctaattaggactaaagaaaagtttctaggcctaaggttagcttttatgaatgtttgggatactttctgtatagataTTCTAAATGTTAAATCTAAATGTTAATGTGAAGGTGGCTTGACGCGAAGTACGATGTACAGGGCGTCACGAAgtgtgtttgaattcaacctcaGTCTCTCTCTCCCTCTGCCAGGGTGGCTCCAATGCCAACCGAGAGACAAAGTGGTGGGGGATCAAAAGCCCTGAGAACAAGATTGGATCATACGCGGTGTGAAAGTCGGGTCCAGACTATTCTATGGCAAATACACAGCACAGCTGACGTTGAAATAGTTTTTATTCTCTTATGCTTGCTCTTCAGTGGCCTTTTGCGTTGGTTGAGAAAATTCTGGGACTCGACTTATGAAAACAAAAAGGATCAAATTACACAAAGACTACCAAGCACAGGGGTTATACCATGGTCAAGTGGTCAGAGTGTTGAATTTGCTCACAGATTTCCACTATAGAAAATATTGTACGCACTCTCCGTTTATTTCGGAGGAACGTCCAAATGGAGACAAATGTAATGCGTTTTTataaatgggaaaaaaaggaaaggaactttatttaagtgcgctggagcattaattggggacattgtaaactgaaattaacaattaacacaacaagtcaaattttggtttttgaggagagggtaaaccggagtacccagagaaaacctctcggtgcagagtagagaaccaacaaactcaacccacatatggcgccgAGTCGAGGTATCGAagccgggccacattggtgggaggcgagtgctctcaccactgcgccatccctgcaccatcTTCCACCCCATCCCTGCTCTCACAACTGAGCCATCCCTACACCACGATTGGTTTGGACAGTGTAGACGGTGAAAGTACCGTGGCAAACTCAAGCAAAGACGTTATGTCAGAATCGCAACTCGttgattaatattattatcttACCGTCCAAGCTGTACACATCCATTGATCTTGGTCCACCTGTGCCATTGTAGCACTGTGTCGAAGGACCATGGCGCATGTAAGTAAACGAGGCGTGAACGCTTCCGACACACATTGAATTGTTCCGAATTCCAAATACAGGGATCTTACGCACAACGGCTGCCTTGGCACACTGATCTATAAGtgaaattttatcttttaaccTCAGTGGTCCAAGTTTTGGAAGAAAGCTGATACCATCACCGTGAACGACATCTGTCCAGCAACCAAGGTGATCGTAAACTGTGGGGATAATGCCAATATTGTTAATACTGATATTAGGTCAAATAACAAGGCACACTAAGCTGGTGTATCAAAACATTTAAACATAATCAAGATCAGCCACAACCTGCTGTCTTGTTGTAAGCATTCAAAGAACGGAAGAGCCCCCGGGCGGGGGGACTTCCacataaaaaggggagggatgctcgtcgtctcgcttaggggtgtaaatttcagattttggtctcacttagggtgttctgggcaaaacgcaatcatatgtatccgtgaaggtctcctttagggttgcgcgcgaagaaatataaaagtgtttatttaaacttttacatttcttcacgtaggtgaaagtattagatgataatgtttttgccatcattaaaagtcactgTATTTTTTGATTCGCtttgttttaatatggtctcttttaggggtcaaaaaaagcctgggtcacgcccagattggtctccttgaggggtttaattaaaaatttccgacgagagcatacctcccctttttatatgggagtgcccccccccccggggtggAACACATTTCCTTACAAAGAAATGTTCAATTTTATAAGCATAAAAGACATAACATCAGGGTGAGCTTTGCTTTTCACCAAAGCACAATCAATTTATTAACTTCTTTCATAACTACTTGTTGATTTGAACTCATTTTATGCCTTTAGCCTGCTATCTAAAGAAATTTTTTTGCATGAGATATTCATTGCAACCGTTCTAGGACAAATACTAACATTCAGTTTGCATTTTAAGGTGCAGTTAGTCGGCCGCAACTGACAAGAACATGAATCTCTCTACCAAAGCTTGACTTACACGACAGACAAGCCGGTCAATCAGTGCAGCGGCTAGTTACTGGCCAACTTAAGGGTTTGACTGGCGTAATAAAATGGTTAGAATAGATTAATTTTCACGTTTTTATGACAAATAACCTGCAGTATGCCGTTTTTTGTCAGCCGTAACTGACCCGAATCTGAATCTTTTTAGTAACACTGTGCTTACTCAATAGCAGGAAAGACAGCCCTTTTACTGTCGTTGCATAAATAACTCGACTCTGTTGAATATTATATTACTAGTCGAGAAAACGTCAATAGATAGGAGTTTTAAACAATCGAACGATTCTCATTGGCTGGATCACTCTAATTCCTGATCAgcagtagagcggttttcaatcgagtgtcgaaagttGTTAGCGAATAGCTTtgcttttgcattacttcactcactgattggttcttgcgccattttgtcaaccaatcagaagtgaaaccaaatcCAATCGTGGCTTGAACGTGCACATTTTTTTGCGCTTTgagtcggctacgtgtaattacttcgaggtttgactggtttactggattgtctccgtcctttttgattggccaaagtaattactttggttttggtttgattgaaacttgctctatacACAATTCAAAGTTTGACAACGAATACGATTAAATTACCATGTTTGATAGAGTCCTTACCAAGGTGCGGTTGTGAAAGACCCAAAATCGTTCCCAATACAACCACTGAAAGAaatttcatggagatttcataATCTTAGCTTCTCTCCTCTGTCGCTTGAAATGATCCTCAGTTCTGGATGAAACTGGCACTAGAAAAAGAATAACAACACGAAATGtgatattgaaaaaaattgattcGCACTTCATTTAAGTTGGTTATAAATGTGTAAAATGCCAAGATCCtgtttactaagaaaaaaatccTAGCAACTAAGCAACTAGTTCGAGGTAGACCGTTATTTATCAAAGGAACAGTCATTCAAACTAATTGGAATGGAACAGCGTCCAAGAAATCTCTAAAATTCTAAGTCGGATATAATTCGTTTTCACACCGGATTTCATGAAAGAAAACTTTGGACAGTTACCtcgagtttttattttttttaaaaaaaatatctcaGTTCATGAGTAATCACGGGGAACCTGGAAATCATCATTAAAACAGGACGTCCGCTCCCCCCGGACTTGCGGGAATTTTGCTCTTTACGACGTAAGACAAAAACATTTTACAACATAGTGGTACCATCTCGTTTAGATtaaaatgacaacaacaacacaaaaatTACCCACCAGACAACTATATGTTCCGTTCCTCTTGGGCACTCAACATTTCTGTTTTGAGGACATGAGCAGTGTTTCTTCAAATCGGTGGAATCGCACCGAGCCCTGTACCTGTTGTGTTtccatttgaaaaaaataacaactcaAAAAGCAGGATCTGATTTCTTGTTCCACTCTACCAAACCGAATCCGGATCGGGATTCTGACACATAAAAACAACACATTTAATTAATTTCaggcttttttctttcttaattaCGGCTTCTTACCTTTGTGTAGTTCTCCAAAGCGAACAACGCCAAACAAAGCGTTTACAGAAATTCAAAGGGTGAATTTATCAGGAATTTTGGTTAATTACGCTTATCGACCAGTCATATTACTTTCGTCCTTGTTGAGAATATCCTTGGACAATCCTTTCTTGTTATGTTTTCTTTAATTAAGTACCTTAGTGAAAATTTAAAGCCCACAAATTGAATTACTAGGAGTGGAAAATGTGTCCAAGTTAATATCGACAGGTGGTTCGCTTGCTACTGGTTCGTGAACGAAAATTAACAACCTGCAAGTCTTGAAGtattcaatttttaaaaaaaaaattcctttacGTTCCCGTGTAAACTACTTTCAGATGTACACTACCCAGGCGCGAGAATCGAGGCGCCACCTAATGACTTAGTTCATTTTCAAGGACTATTCATTTCGCTGAAACTTTACCATAGGCCACTGATAGATAAAATGATTTGAGTTGATCCGATTGGTTAATAGGATTATTGTCAGTTGTCATACTCCAGTATATCACTGTGCCCGCAAtttatataaaaaagaaaacaggtcTTGGAGTAAATAAAAGAGAAATGCACAGTTTTCGAAGGGTTTGTTCGGTGCTTATTCTTCACTCTGCCcgctgaaagaaaaaaaggagggGTTCTTGTTTCCGAGACTGAATTCGCGAGAATACAAACCTCCGTATTTTTGATACACAATATATTTTATTAATCATTCCCTCTCGGCCAGGTCAAATATCTGGAACAGTTCGCCGTCTTTTTCTTACTTGCGCCGCTGTTACAAGTGCGCAAACTGCAAAGTTTCAGTCTTTTGCAACCTCGATTCCACacccttccttttttttgtacAGACAAAAGATCCCTGGTTCTGGTACCGTGTGAACAGCGTCTTGCGCCTTAGTAGAATCGCTGTGAAAAAGCCGCAGAAGTGTCTATCAATGAAAAAGAGAGAATATAGCCTGACTGTGTGGAAAGGATTCTCTCAAAATAACATCTGGAACTTCATTTTTCTGTAGAATAACCTTTTTTGTTGATATTCTTGTCTTCTGAGGTGGACGTTTTTCAGGACATTTCATGAAGATTTCTTAATTGGTCATCACGCCCAAATCGATGCTCGATGCCGGACGATAAGAACACATTGCAGGCTTTCGGTGGTAATTGTTTAGATTAAATTGTTATAAATTggttttgaaaatttctttctGAACGTAGCCTTGAAATGCCCTTAAAGCGATATAATTCACGAAATAACTCGCTCACTGGAAATCGAGCGATTATGAGACACCGAACATTGAGAAATATCCGTGACTGGCAGCATGAGAGTTGGTGATGTCGGTGACGTGATAGATGTGTCGCGATTCGGCCTGGGCCCCAACATACCCCTCTCACTGGCCTATAAAGGTATCTAAAAGATGGCTCCCATTGCTCAGGGCTGGTATGAGCGATACACGAGTCGAAATTCAAGGAGTGCATAGTCATAATAAGTATCTCTGGCAAAGCGCTCAGAGGTAACcctcttgcttttcttttaggTATTTCGTCTGTGTACGGGTACATTTCATCATGCAGCTCGTATACTTACCACATGTATGACACAATGAGTAAGTATTAATAACATATCGATGCCGCCGGTTAGTTGAGGGTATTGCAAGGATAAAACATTTCCTGTCGCTTCTAAGTGATCGGTACGTCACTTACCACGTACGGGACATGACGAGGGTTTGGAGAGATTGTACGACACTCGACAGGTGATTGGTATCaatgatttgatttaatttagttgttgttattttctttgttttgctaCACTAAGTGacaggaaaaaatatctttgaccactttttcaaccaaagaTAAGCTAAACGAATCATAACCCGAGTATCAGACCTTCCCCGTCGGCCTCTCCTCTTCTAAGAAAATCCTGATACTCAGGCTAAACGAATCACACCTTTGAAGGCAAACATTTTTCCGCTTTTGTAGTGAGCTAAATATGCATGAGCGGTTCATCTACTGTTTTCAGTGCTTGTACGATAGTTGTGGCTGACAGGAGAAAAAAGCGATCAGAATTCAAGAAACAAGTTTCATCGAGTAGACAGTAAATTTCATCCCAAATTATTGCTTTTTTTCCCTAAATGCGAGACTTTATCTATCAATTGTCTCTAATGTAACCGTTCTACCAGAAAAAGGCATTTCATTTCACGTCACTTTGCGATGAAGTCTGCAAATTATGATCGGACTTAAATCCCCGGTGTTGATCCACTTTGCGGAGGGTAGTACTCCCACAATCTGCTGCTCGTCGGTTGCTCCTGAATGATCAGTCGCGGATAGCTCATGAGCTGGTGTCCAACATAAATCATCGAATTGTGGAAGAAACCAGCCTGACACATCGTTTGAACTACATTTCCACTGTGAATCTGTGACAACGCCGTCAGTAAAGGAGCCAATGATCTTAGCGCCATCTTTACTAGCTTCTGCCCTTATGGCAATCAGCTTGGTTGTCTTAGGAATGGTGAAGTTGACAGCCAGAgacaaaaactctgaacaaTGAACATCTTCAAATGAGGCTCTCGAGTTCCTGGTTAATATCTTACCGTCTGCGTAAATAACCATCCTCTGGTGGCAGCTGAAACTGGCCTGTAACACACCTATAAAGAAAGCGTGACCGTCAACATCATAAACATCTACGGACGGTTTGCCACCAATAGCTACCAATACCTTGAGACCGAGGCGACAATGGTGTAATGTACAAATACTGGATGGCACACAAACTAAAGAAgataatgagagatcttttttcttttttcatccaCCAACGTGGTGGCGATGAAGTAACTTAAAAACACCTACAATAAGCGCCAAaagggttgagacactttcccttTTAAGGAATCTCGGACAAATCCCTCCCACAAAGTTTTTCCATCTAACCCCCTCCCcaccaaacaatgttgttttcttatcgCCAACTCTTCCTTTTTCCGTTACCAACATTGAACGGGGGAGGCGGGGAAAGAGGAGGGAGtgcaagtggaaaatgtaacgttaagttgatttttccataattgttgtcttcccagttcaatgtctcaactatttttgtcgcttattgtaGAAGCATaagaaatcgtatgaacgcgaaCACAATTCGTGATTTATAGGCACGAGTGAAGTTCGTTGAGTTCAATTCGAGAACTTTCAAATATCACAAGGggccataaatcacgaaatgcacagGAAAGTACAtacgatttttatttattatacacTCAGcaaaattactccatcgctGTGTTACCATATCAACTTCCATATTGCACTCTGTGATCAATTTATGTAtacgtcattgaccaatcataaacgcgatattctgttgagtatataatcataaaagattaattaaaataaagaagTTTATTGCCTATAAACTCGGTATCACACTTGAAATAGTACTTCtaaataactgttaaatatgCTCTGGGGATTCAATGAGTAACGAGAATAAACCAATTTTATTCCCGAGGGCCACGAGATgattttgtttaggactgaattttaagatATCGAAATTAGGGTATTGAGAGCCCCGCTCTCTTAGGTCTTTGCACGCAAAGAAAAGTCCATTCATTAGCAGTAGGGAATTTTAGCAAGAACCGTGACGATGACGACTTCGAGAACGTAAGCCTTCTgataattagggagtttaaaagctttcgacgtttttgagccgcagacggcaaccggaagtgaactgttttccattttaacttgtcttgtcagTATCTCCTTtgtattgctaagtatctttcctccatCAGAGATGATTAGGTTAACAACCTGGGAGACaatactgtcctggcatgcgaaatgttcatttccggttgccgtccgcggctcagaaacgtcgcgtgcttagtttaagcacgcgcgtttttgagacgcggacggcaaccggaagtgagctgttttcccttttaacttgttttcacacaaccacatttcatTGCCAAGTTTCTTTTTCCCATTAGAGATGTTTAGCATAAAATCTGGGAAACACAattgtcctggcacgcgaattggtctcttccggttgcagtccgcgtctcaaaaacgctcgtgcttaagctccctataacCCCGCGATTAGTTTCGCGATTCCTCCTAGTTGATCAGAATGTAGGTTGAAAAGGCAACTTTCCAGGGATTGAATTGGTGTAAATAACGTTTAACGTTAGagggaaaattgaaaattcattgCCCGGTGCTCAAGTCCTCCTTAAAATGCACAATTTGCGCTCTTTACGTGGTAGCTACAATCTAAGACATAACTGTTGGGACAGTGTTCGCTCTTTCCCCCCTCAATGTTGACAAAAGTCGGAACGGTATAAATACTTAGTTGCTCAGGCGAGAAAAAAATTTTTCTAAGGCAACATTGAGGGGGGAGAGGGAGCAGGCATTATTCGTAAGTTAAAATCGAAGTGCGGCtcaagtgtcccaactaattatgtctTAGATTGTAGGGTGAAACAGCAAAAGAATGgagcaaaatgcaaaacgcaggAACGGCGCTTGCAGAACCATAATgattgtttttgctcataaTGATTAAAAAAGAGAGGTTGAGGTAAGAAAGAGGATCCCTATGCCCAGTcatactttgttttttttttttttttgggggggggcgGGTGTGGTGTGCTGCACACAGGGTTAGGTGTGTAGTTAGTCTGCAGCTTAGTGTATTCAGTTGCTTAATTAACTCTCTCGCTTTCAGCTGCAGCCAGCGGCTGTCTGCCTGGCGTACTAGGCTTCGTACCGGCTTGGATCACGACATTGACAGCTACCATCTTCACCAGGCTACGAAGAGGCAGAGACGCCATCAGAATCAACAACAGAGATGAAGAGTAATGATCCTACGACTGAGGATCTACATCGGCCATCCATCATgctttttaaaaatctattcatagtttcgcaaagctatttgaagttctcgttcccaatgccgcgcATATTTAcaatttcattacgtcattacaaatGGCCAAATATAATTTGGATTGCTATCAAGGGACCATAAAGGACAATAAGACGGGTTTTTTTACCTTTCTTATTCGTTGCGTCGATTCCTATTCCACGATTGCAACTCGACTTGAAATCCTATTATAACAAAAATGGAACTAGGTCATACTTGATTAACTTTACAGGGTCGGCCAGGgcggaaggggggggggggggggtgatatACCGAATACCGTATTTAAGCTGCAATATACCGTATACCCGATTTAAAAAGCCcctgtataccgtatacccaaaaACTCTGGCCGACCCTGACTTTATTAAGTATGACATAAAGGTAAGGGTACAAGGCTGGCGCAGTGGCTCTCTAATCTGCACCGAGAGATTTCTCTCCGagtactccagttttccactCTCTcgctcaaaaccaacatttgcgttaattgttgaatTCAGTATACAGTATCTCCAAtgagtgctccagcgctagaacgattaGACACTTTAAAttataaagtttctttcctttcctcgtttttttcctgttgatttatggTCTGCGCTTCGCGCTTGAGcaataaatcaatgaaaaaaaaaaagaaaaacagaatcCATAACCGTACAGTATGGACCttgaactcggttagtaagatgtACACCTGTCTTACCTCTCacgccttaaaaaaaaaaaaggaactttgttTGAGCATGTCAAGTCGCTCGAgaactaattgggaacactgacgactaaaattaacaatgaaagcaaatcaagtcaaatgttggtttttaccGTTTAAGACTCAGCATAAGAATGTAATATAAATGATCAACCGAAGCGCGCTTTACGCTCTGCGACCAAAAAACTATTAATAGTTCCTAAGTCATTCATAACTACATACGGCGATAGAGCATTTTCAATTGCTGCGCCTAAGCTTTGGAATAATCTACCAGATTCGATAAAATATGCTGAAACTGTCAAACAATTCATATCTCTAGTTAAGACATATCTTCTCAAAGAAGCGTTTGACTGATTCTTAAGTCTTAATACTTTACAGATTTATGTTTTACCTTATCATTACCTTTTTTGTTATTAGCTTTAGTTTTTGTATTATGTATCATGTAGTGTACACGCATTGAGGTGTAGCAAAATGCGTATTAAAAGctgtaattaaaaattaaattaaattaaaataaacgcACCTTAGTTTGCTTCAACTGTTGAAAAGTCCCTTCACGAACCCAGGTCAGCATCCTTTCGGCAGAACACTTGTCCTTGAAACCACAGCTGTTCATTTCACACTTTCCACCAGACTCGGTCGGCCAATAATTATATGAAACGCAGGAGACATCTTGCTGGCAGGCTTGGATGCATTGTAACCAATCTATATTTTCGGTTTTCTTGAATACAAACCCAAACAGAGCTTGATTGTGTGAGGTAAATGAAAGGACGACTGCCGTACAAGTCA encodes the following:
- the LOC137974358 gene encoding uncharacterized protein isoform X1 produces the protein MQMFSTIQQHFVLALVCFLFLVENPWNSLTCTAVVLSFTSHNQALFGFVFKKTENIDWLQCIQACQQDVSCVSYNYWPTESGGKCEMNSCGFKDKCSAERMLTWVREGTFQQLKQTKDFKSSCNRGIGIDATNKKGVLQASFSCHQRMVIYADGKILTRNSRASFEDVHCSEFLSLAVNFTIPKTTKLIAIRAEASKDGAKIIGSFTDGVVTDSQWKCSSNDVSGWFLPQFDDLCWTPAHELSATDHSGATDEQQIVGVLPSAKWINTGDLSPIIICRLHRKVT
- the LOC137974358 gene encoding uncharacterized protein isoform X2 — translated: MNSCGFKDKCSAERMLTWVREGTFQQLKQTKDFKSSCNRGIGIDATNKKGVLQASFSCHQRMVIYADGKILTRNSRASFEDVHCSEFLSLAVNFTIPKTTKLIAIRAEASKDGAKIIGSFTDGVVTDSQWKCSSNDVSGWFLPQFDDLCWTPAHELSATDHSGATDEQQIVGVLPSAKWINTGDLSPIIICRLHRKVT